The proteins below are encoded in one region of Syntrophotalea carbinolica DSM 2380:
- a CDS encoding ABC transporter ATP-binding protein, translated as MALLEAKNISFGYGGRPVLDHVSFSIEKGSLVSLLGPNGCGKTTLLKTLLGLLPVDGGEVLFEDRPICSYDRRDLARRVAYVPQIHKAAFAYRALDVVLMGRLPHKGFWSSYQRRDERLALEALDKLGIRHLSQRPYTAISGGERQMVLIARALCQGAHTFILDEPANGLDYGNQIKLLDQLASLSGEGYTFVMSTHFPDHVLWVASQVVMLRDGNVVAEGAPDAVVTRQNLCHLYQAEVEVWQLLENFKICVPQRLRSRLCDCEGHDMHGPVLGAVRG; from the coding sequence ATGGCGCTGCTGGAAGCCAAAAATATTTCCTTCGGATACGGCGGACGACCGGTGCTGGACCATGTCAGCTTCAGCATCGAAAAGGGCAGTCTGGTTTCCCTGCTCGGCCCCAATGGCTGCGGCAAGACCACCCTGCTGAAAACGCTGCTGGGACTGCTGCCGGTGGATGGCGGCGAAGTTCTGTTCGAAGACCGTCCGATTTGCTCCTACGATCGCCGCGACCTGGCCCGCCGGGTGGCCTATGTACCGCAGATACACAAAGCCGCCTTCGCCTATCGCGCTCTCGACGTGGTGCTCATGGGTCGCCTGCCGCACAAGGGTTTCTGGTCGAGTTACCAGCGTCGGGACGAACGCCTGGCCCTGGAGGCTCTCGACAAGCTGGGCATAAGGCATTTGAGCCAGCGTCCCTATACCGCAATCAGCGGCGGTGAGCGGCAGATGGTTCTTATCGCCCGTGCCCTCTGCCAGGGGGCGCATACCTTTATTCTCGACGAGCCGGCCAACGGGCTCGATTACGGCAATCAGATCAAGCTGCTCGATCAGCTGGCCAGCCTGTCGGGCGAAGGTTACACCTTCGTCATGTCGACCCATTTCCCCGACCATGTGTTGTGGGTGGCCAGTCAGGTCGTCATGCTGCGCGACGGCAACGTCGTCGCCGAGGGTGCGCCGGATGCCGTGGTGACCCGGCAGAACCTCTGCCATCTGTATCAGGCGGAAGTCGAGGTCTGGCAGTTGCTGGAAAATTTCAAAATATGCGTTCCGCAGCGTCTCCGCAGCCGTTTGTGCGATTGTGAAGGACACGATATGCATGGGCCGGTTTTGGGCGCAGTCCGCGGTTGA
- a CDS encoding TonB-dependent receptor plug domain-containing protein produces MLATSAAAADDRANGVFVLGEVEVVGNEEQSAASVLTERVTEEELRGFNRDDVAEALDLLPGVHMSKTGARNESTVYVRGFDLRHVPLYLDGIPMYVPYDGYPDLRRFTTFDLSQIVLSKGFASVLYGPNTMGGAINLISKRPEKAFEGNCGAGYASGDSYQAYLNLGTNQGWWYLQTGASWYNIDHFRLSDDFRETAAEDGGQRENSYQRDRKINIKLGLTPHGDDEYAFSYIYQHGVKGTPPYTGSDSSTRVRYWRWPYWEKESYYFNSRTALGEASYVKTRLYYDRYMNSLFSYDDAEYDTITRPYAFRSNYDDHTYGGSLEVGTDLLPRNRLKLAFHYKRDVHKEHNWPDPYQRFEDEIYSVGAEDTVTLTDRLQMVVGLSYDAIKTLDAQDLISGEPVDFPKDESDAWNPQIGLFYELSDTATLYATVAHKTRLATIKDKYSYRLGTAIPNPDLKPEKAINYQIGYRDRLWDRFSLSAALFYSDIEDFILQATVQDPDDPTATTKQNQNVGKVEQYGLELGLSGDLTETVEAGINYTLMERNNRSSGDKLTNTPNHKLFTYVRYRPLSWLSLQADLDYSSNSYSSSDGVRIAGEFVVVNTKAVFEPLPGLTVEAGINNLFDTNYAYDEGFPEAGINYFGNVAYRF; encoded by the coding sequence TTGCTGGCAACATCGGCAGCGGCTGCGGATGATAGGGCCAATGGTGTTTTTGTCCTCGGCGAGGTCGAGGTGGTCGGCAATGAGGAACAGAGCGCCGCAAGTGTGTTGACCGAGCGCGTTACCGAAGAGGAACTGCGCGGCTTCAACCGGGACGATGTCGCTGAAGCCCTCGACCTGTTGCCCGGGGTGCATATGAGCAAGACCGGAGCACGGAATGAAAGTACCGTTTACGTGCGCGGCTTCGATCTTCGGCATGTGCCGTTGTATCTGGACGGGATTCCCATGTACGTGCCGTACGACGGCTATCCCGACCTGCGGCGCTTCACCACCTTCGACCTGTCGCAGATCGTGCTTTCCAAGGGTTTCGCATCGGTTCTGTATGGCCCGAATACCATGGGTGGGGCCATCAACCTGATATCCAAACGTCCGGAGAAGGCTTTTGAAGGCAATTGCGGGGCCGGCTATGCCTCGGGCGACAGCTATCAGGCTTACCTTAATCTCGGTACCAACCAGGGTTGGTGGTATCTGCAGACCGGGGCGTCCTGGTACAACATCGACCATTTCCGGCTCTCGGACGATTTCCGGGAGACGGCCGCCGAGGACGGCGGGCAGCGGGAGAACTCCTACCAGCGGGATCGGAAGATCAATATCAAACTCGGTCTGACGCCCCACGGCGATGACGAATATGCCTTCAGCTACATTTACCAGCATGGCGTCAAAGGCACGCCTCCCTATACCGGCAGTGACTCGTCGACCAGGGTCCGCTATTGGCGCTGGCCCTACTGGGAGAAGGAAAGCTATTATTTCAACTCCCGCACCGCACTGGGCGAGGCGTCCTATGTAAAAACGCGACTTTACTACGATCGCTACATGAACTCCCTGTTCAGTTACGATGATGCGGAATACGACACCATTACCAGACCTTACGCCTTTCGCAGCAATTACGACGATCACACCTACGGCGGGTCGCTGGAGGTCGGTACCGACCTGCTGCCGCGCAACCGGCTGAAGCTGGCCTTTCACTACAAGCGCGACGTTCATAAGGAACATAACTGGCCCGATCCCTATCAGCGTTTCGAGGACGAGATCTATTCCGTCGGAGCCGAGGATACCGTCACTCTGACCGATCGCCTGCAGATGGTGGTCGGCCTGAGCTACGATGCCATCAAGACCCTCGATGCCCAGGATCTGATCAGCGGCGAACCGGTCGATTTTCCCAAGGATGAAAGCGATGCCTGGAATCCCCAGATCGGTCTGTTTTACGAACTGAGCGATACCGCGACCCTGTATGCCACGGTTGCCCACAAAACCCGCCTGGCGACCATCAAGGACAAATATTCCTATCGGCTGGGCACGGCCATTCCCAACCCCGACCTGAAGCCGGAAAAGGCTATCAATTACCAGATCGGCTACCGGGATCGGCTGTGGGATCGGTTTTCCCTCAGTGCGGCGCTGTTTTACAGCGATATCGAGGATTTTATTCTGCAGGCCACGGTTCAGGATCCCGACGACCCGACGGCAACCACCAAACAGAACCAGAATGTCGGCAAGGTGGAGCAGTACGGGCTGGAACTTGGGCTCAGCGGCGATCTGACTGAGACCGTGGAGGCGGGGATCAACTATACCCTCATGGAGCGGAACAATCGCAGCAGCGGCGATAAATTGACCAATACCCCCAATCACAAGCTGTTCACCTATGTCCGCTATCGTCCCCTGTCGTGGCTGAGCCTGCAGGCGGATCTGGATTACTCTTCCAACTCCTACAGTTCATCGGACGGAGTACGGATTGCCGGCGAGTTCGTCGTGGTCAACACCAAGGCCGTATTCGAACCGCTGCCGGGCCTGACCGTCGAGGCCGGCATCAACAATCTGTTCGATACCAACTATGCCTACGATGAAGGTTTCCCGGAGGCCGGGATCAATTATTTCGGCAATGTGGCCTATCGTTTTTAG
- a CDS encoding ABC transporter substrate-binding protein, which translates to MIRQGLQAIVRGVLAVLLAAGMLLFPAGNAAARQVVDMVGRRIELPESLQRVYVASPPENHLACVIDPSLMVGLNLPLKERDLKYLPPQLWHLPVIGGFYGLGHTPNLEVLLRSKPQLVICWQKNAIDAHFDDFLKRTGIPVAYMTLEALQDYPRDIRAMGNMLDRPRRAEELAAYAEATLRQILPKVAAIPEAERVRVYYAEGADGLSTDGRGTWHAELIDLAGGLNVHEGDVEDLYGMEKVSMEQVLLYRPDVILVQDPGFFKRIFSSPQWRRVPAVKNRRVYLIPRIPFNWFDRPPCFMRLLGLKWLAQTLYPQRFHLEMDQETREFYRLFLQSNLSAEDIRSILENAQGGSHE; encoded by the coding sequence ATGATCAGACAAGGTTTGCAGGCGATCGTACGGGGTGTGCTTGCGGTGTTGCTGGCGGCAGGAATGTTGCTGTTCCCGGCCGGTAACGCGGCAGCCCGCCAGGTGGTGGACATGGTGGGCCGCAGGATCGAGCTGCCCGAGTCGCTGCAGCGCGTTTATGTCGCTTCGCCGCCGGAGAACCATCTGGCATGCGTCATCGATCCCTCCCTCATGGTCGGACTGAATTTACCTCTCAAAGAGCGGGACCTGAAATATCTTCCGCCTCAGCTGTGGCACTTGCCGGTGATTGGCGGGTTTTACGGCCTGGGGCATACTCCCAATCTGGAAGTGCTGCTCAGGAGCAAGCCTCAGTTGGTGATCTGCTGGCAGAAAAATGCCATCGACGCCCATTTCGACGATTTTCTGAAGCGAACCGGCATTCCCGTCGCCTATATGACTCTCGAGGCTTTGCAGGACTATCCGCGGGATATCCGTGCCATGGGGAACATGTTGGATCGCCCCCGGCGGGCCGAAGAGCTTGCCGCGTATGCCGAAGCGACCTTGCGGCAGATCCTGCCGAAGGTGGCGGCCATACCGGAAGCGGAGCGGGTGCGTGTCTACTATGCCGAGGGGGCCGACGGGCTCAGCACCGATGGCCGGGGCACCTGGCATGCGGAACTGATCGATCTGGCCGGAGGCCTCAACGTGCACGAGGGGGATGTGGAAGACCTTTACGGCATGGAAAAGGTTTCTATGGAGCAGGTCCTGCTGTATCGGCCGGACGTGATCCTGGTGCAGGATCCGGGTTTTTTCAAACGCATCTTTTCCTCGCCGCAGTGGCGTCGTGTGCCGGCTGTCAAAAACCGACGGGTCTACCTGATTCCGCGGATTCCCTTCAACTGGTTCGATCGCCCGCCATGTTTCATGCGTTTGCTGGGACTCAAGTGGTTGGCGCAGACCCTCTACCCGCAGCGATTCCATCTCGAGATGGATCAGGAGACGCGGGAGTTCTACCGCTTGTTTCTGCAGTCAAACCTTTCCGCCGAGGATATTCGTAGCATTCTCGAAAACGCCCAAGGGGGAAGCCATGAATAA
- a CDS encoding FecCD family ABC transporter permease yields MNKAAILERLAVPSMNRLWLPGFLLVLLLGTVTVSLSLGKYPVSIHEILLFLRQQMTGWPALGPERYDLLHNILWEIRAPRIAAAVLIGAALSTSGAAFQSMFINPLVSPGLLGVLPGASCGAALGMVLSRGWFGVQFCCFAGGLLAVGIAVGIARLYRGDRLLMLILGGIISGSLFTSLLSIVKYLADPYDTLPAIVYWLMGGLSLADSHTVLWISVPVILGIAGLLVMARYLNVLSMGDEEAGSLGMNVGLIRFWLIFFATVISALTVVVGGLIGWVGLIIPHIGRMLVGPDNRILLPVSALIGALYLVVVDDVSRLLLDIEIPLGIITALIGIPFFILVLKNARKGWG; encoded by the coding sequence ATGAATAAAGCGGCCATTCTCGAGCGTCTGGCGGTGCCGTCCATGAATCGTCTGTGGCTGCCGGGGTTCCTCCTTGTGCTGCTGCTGGGGACGGTGACCGTTTCCCTGAGCCTCGGCAAATATCCGGTTTCGATTCACGAGATCCTGCTGTTTCTGCGCCAGCAGATGACGGGGTGGCCGGCTCTCGGGCCGGAGCGCTACGACCTGCTGCACAACATCCTGTGGGAGATCCGCGCTCCCCGCATCGCGGCTGCGGTGCTTATCGGCGCCGCGCTTTCAACCTCCGGCGCCGCCTTTCAGTCCATGTTCATCAATCCTCTGGTCTCCCCGGGGTTGCTCGGCGTGTTGCCCGGCGCATCGTGCGGCGCCGCGCTCGGCATGGTGTTGTCCCGGGGCTGGTTCGGGGTGCAGTTCTGCTGTTTCGCCGGGGGGCTGCTGGCCGTCGGCATCGCCGTCGGTATCGCCCGCCTCTACCGTGGCGATCGGCTGCTGATGTTGATCCTCGGCGGGATTATCAGCGGTTCCCTGTTTACCTCGCTGCTGTCCATCGTCAAGTACCTCGCCGATCCTTACGATACCTTGCCGGCCATCGTCTACTGGCTGATGGGCGGCCTGTCCCTGGCCGACAGTCATACGGTGCTGTGGATTTCCGTTCCCGTCATTCTCGGAATTGCCGGCCTGCTGGTGATGGCCCGTTACCTCAACGTGCTGAGCATGGGGGACGAAGAGGCCGGCAGCCTGGGGATGAACGTCGGCCTGATACGTTTCTGGCTGATCTTTTTCGCCACGGTGATAAGCGCCCTGACGGTTGTGGTCGGCGGCTTGATCGGCTGGGTGGGGCTGATCATTCCGCATATCGGGCGCATGCTGGTGGGCCCGGACAATCGTATTTTGCTGCCGGTTTCCGCCCTGATCGGAGCCCTGTACCTGGTGGTGGTGGACGATGTCTCCCGCCTGCTGCTCGATATCGAAATTCCCCTCGGCATCATCACCGCCCTGATCGGCATACCGTTCTTTATTCTGGTCTTGAAAAACGCGCGAAAGGGGTGGGGATAA
- a CDS encoding FmdE family protein, translating into MKTVFTSLVLCLCAVWLPAAHAGECQKCHASFGTGYMQPKVPAVRVQAAGRTDVITLAGLYGEHGHPCVGTGIAFRAIQIGMRTLYGDTVPQRDDLLVFSQMPGPGVLDAVDRIMQGPEPSAKTVAPAGMRLARENFVFTLMSKASGERVIVKFKPEVLSEDFFPLKARMKKQGLSPEQWQVLHGYIRQAVTAVIREPDARLFDVTRVASQVLWGMDAPAAGDRLASMSADSGAPKH; encoded by the coding sequence ATGAAAACTGTCTTTACGTCCTTGGTTCTGTGTCTGTGCGCGGTGTGGCTGCCGGCCGCTCATGCCGGGGAGTGCCAGAAGTGTCATGCCTCTTTCGGCACCGGCTATATGCAGCCGAAAGTTCCCGCGGTGCGCGTGCAAGCCGCCGGGCGGACCGACGTTATAACCCTGGCGGGTCTTTATGGGGAACACGGTCATCCCTGCGTCGGTACCGGCATCGCTTTTCGCGCCATTCAGATCGGCATGCGTACCCTTTACGGCGACACGGTGCCGCAACGGGATGATTTGCTGGTTTTTTCGCAGATGCCGGGTCCCGGAGTTCTGGATGCCGTCGACCGCATCATGCAGGGGCCCGAGCCCAGTGCAAAAACGGTGGCGCCGGCGGGTATGCGCCTGGCCCGGGAAAACTTCGTCTTTACCCTGATGAGCAAAGCGAGCGGAGAAAGGGTCATCGTGAAGTTCAAGCCGGAAGTTTTGTCCGAAGATTTTTTTCCGCTGAAAGCCCGCATGAAAAAGCAGGGCCTGAGTCCGGAACAATGGCAGGTCCTGCACGGTTATATCCGGCAGGCGGTGACGGCGGTGATCCGGGAACCGGATGCCCGGTTGTTTGATGTCACGCGGGTGGCCTCTCAGGTTCTGTGGGGTATGGATGCTCCGGCGGCCGGCGACAGGCTCGCCTCGATGTCGGCCGACAGCGGAGCGCCAAAGCATTGA
- a CDS encoding substrate-binding domain-containing protein, protein MRKSREERSWSQQELADRAGLSRTGISAIESGRLIPSTAAALALAAAFNCRVEDIFTLSGQETTEWAWPPDMEPCRYWRAMVGTRHLIYPVEASPLGTLPHDGVWRDGQWHDHPFADPVRTLVVACCDPAVGLLASEYARQTPFRMLVIPRSSRTAVQMLADGLIHAAGLHLAHASKPEENRKEAAKILGEDFCLVRVANWEEGLALAPGLAGQSVEDLMKANLSWVGREPGSGARQVLDELSQGLLVPQFLARDHRGVAQAIRNGFAQAGVSVRLVCEEEGIDFLSVRKEPYDLCFLKSAQNDPRLRAMVEVIQSAAYQKQLAGLPGYDNRQTGKIA, encoded by the coding sequence GTGCGTAAATCACGCGAAGAACGCAGCTGGTCACAGCAGGAACTGGCCGATCGGGCCGGCCTGTCCCGTACCGGCATCAGCGCCATCGAATCGGGCCGGCTGATTCCCTCAACCGCCGCTGCACTGGCCCTTGCCGCGGCCTTTAACTGCCGGGTCGAGGACATCTTTACCCTCAGTGGACAGGAAACCACCGAGTGGGCCTGGCCCCCCGACATGGAGCCCTGCCGCTACTGGCGTGCCATGGTCGGCACACGCCACCTCATCTATCCGGTGGAAGCCAGCCCTCTGGGCACCCTGCCCCATGACGGGGTATGGCGCGACGGGCAATGGCACGATCATCCCTTTGCCGACCCGGTGCGCACCCTGGTGGTGGCCTGCTGCGATCCGGCGGTCGGGCTGCTGGCCAGCGAATATGCCCGGCAGACCCCTTTCCGCATGCTGGTCATCCCGCGTTCCAGCCGGACTGCCGTACAAATGCTGGCCGACGGCCTGATTCATGCGGCGGGTCTGCATCTGGCCCATGCCTCCAAGCCGGAAGAAAACCGCAAGGAAGCCGCAAAAATCCTGGGCGAGGATTTCTGCCTGGTCCGCGTCGCCAACTGGGAGGAGGGTCTGGCCCTCGCCCCCGGCCTGGCGGGACAAAGCGTCGAAGATCTCATGAAGGCCAATCTCAGCTGGGTCGGACGGGAGCCGGGTTCCGGCGCACGCCAGGTACTCGATGAATTATCCCAGGGATTGCTGGTTCCCCAGTTCCTCGCCCGCGACCATCGCGGCGTGGCCCAGGCGATTCGCAATGGCTTTGCCCAGGCCGGCGTTTCGGTACGCCTAGTCTGCGAGGAAGAAGGTATCGATTTCCTTTCCGTGCGCAAAGAGCCTTACGATCTCTGCTTCCTCAAATCAGCGCAGAACGATCCCCGCCTTCGCGCCATGGTCGAAGTCATCCAGTCCGCTGCCTACCAGAAGCAGCTTGCCGGACTGCCGGGCTACGACAACCGGCAAACCGGTAAAATCGCATAA
- a CDS encoding radical SAM protein, giving the protein MQCPNCENLCQVADGDLGGCGQYRRIGNAMVECYPDRYLIACPIVIETMPMLHFHPGGKFLQISTVGCNFDCPGCISTTLVREMDPGSSILQPMAADQVLAKAIESDCSGIAFLMNDPLASLDTFLRVARAARSAGLLVGCATNGSFTEQSLSRLLPYLDFINIGIKGLTDEAYRACGGRSPEPVLRNVRLLHQAEVHVEVACMHRRDNRAELQELARRVAAVSPTIPLQVMRYIPLESADPEWEPTIRESEEVVLDLRRLLRHVYLFNSPGTEQLHSLCPECGAVLLRRDFYGPMGARLLAVDDDGCAHGPASLDLRGQPSTGDFREADFQGGYPFTRALEIVQSMLIALGVRDPAEVVHVWETVLGRQSMRELHHSIQQPSAYLATLDYFGALAGRQERAATLIAYIESRLAMVAQGLADVSHRPRVYYAMGKPLFAIKGQRFENQLVQLAGGYSVNRQLELSGRPGMSIDCESLIGLNPEVMVISAFLSSPVKEFHAECLRLGLDVEAVHNLRIYTPPVPASDFGGPRWVLGLMFLANILHPECFQFDLAWEATTFYREFYDMPFNPDQLNRSFGKPSNTWCWASG; this is encoded by the coding sequence ATGCAGTGTCCGAATTGTGAAAATCTCTGTCAGGTTGCCGATGGGGATCTCGGCGGCTGCGGACAGTACCGCCGCATCGGAAACGCCATGGTGGAGTGCTATCCCGACCGTTATCTGATTGCCTGCCCCATCGTCATCGAAACCATGCCCATGCTGCATTTCCATCCGGGCGGCAAGTTTCTGCAGATCAGTACCGTCGGCTGTAATTTCGATTGTCCCGGTTGTATTTCCACTACCTTGGTGCGTGAGATGGATCCGGGCAGCTCGATTCTGCAGCCTATGGCCGCAGACCAGGTGCTGGCCAAGGCCATCGAGAGCGATTGCTCTGGCATCGCCTTTTTGATGAACGACCCGCTGGCCAGCCTGGATACCTTTTTGCGGGTCGCCAGGGCGGCGCGCAGCGCCGGTCTGCTGGTAGGGTGCGCGACCAATGGCAGCTTTACCGAACAGTCGCTGTCCCGCTTGCTGCCGTATCTCGATTTTATCAATATCGGCATCAAAGGCTTGACCGACGAGGCCTACCGGGCCTGCGGCGGTCGCTCGCCGGAGCCGGTGTTGCGCAATGTGCGACTGCTGCACCAGGCAGAGGTGCACGTCGAGGTGGCCTGCATGCACCGGCGCGACAACCGGGCCGAATTGCAGGAGTTGGCCCGCCGGGTAGCGGCGGTGTCGCCGACCATTCCTCTGCAGGTTATGCGATATATCCCCCTCGAATCAGCCGATCCGGAATGGGAACCGACCATCCGCGAATCGGAAGAGGTGGTACTCGATCTGCGCAGGCTGTTGCGGCACGTTTATCTGTTCAATTCTCCCGGCACCGAACAGCTTCACAGCCTGTGCCCGGAGTGCGGCGCAGTGTTGCTGCGGCGCGATTTTTACGGACCCATGGGCGCCCGGCTGCTGGCCGTGGATGACGATGGTTGTGCCCACGGTCCCGCGTCGCTCGATTTGCGCGGACAACCCTCGACCGGCGATTTCAGGGAAGCCGATTTTCAGGGCGGCTATCCTTTCACCCGCGCCCTGGAGATCGTTCAATCCATGCTCATTGCCCTGGGTGTACGAGATCCGGCCGAGGTCGTGCATGTATGGGAAACGGTACTCGGCCGCCAGAGCATGCGGGAGCTGCATCACTCCATCCAGCAACCTTCGGCCTACCTGGCGACTCTGGACTATTTCGGAGCGTTGGCGGGGCGTCAGGAACGGGCCGCTACGCTGATTGCGTATATCGAGAGCAGGCTGGCTATGGTGGCACAGGGGCTGGCAGATGTCTCCCATCGTCCCCGGGTGTATTACGCCATGGGTAAGCCGTTGTTCGCCATCAAGGGACAGCGCTTCGAAAACCAGTTGGTGCAGCTGGCCGGCGGCTACAGCGTCAACCGGCAGCTGGAGCTGTCCGGTCGGCCCGGTATGAGCATCGATTGCGAGTCCCTTATCGGTTTGAACCCCGAGGTCATGGTCATATCCGCCTTTCTGTCCAGTCCGGTCAAGGAGTTTCATGCCGAATGCCTGCGCCTGGGGCTGGACGTCGAGGCGGTACACAACCTGCGCATCTATACCCCGCCGGTGCCGGCCAGCGATTTCGGCGGCCCGCGCTGGGTGCTCGGCCTGATGTTTCTCGCCAATATCCTGCATCCGGAATGTTTCCAGTTCGATCTTGCCTGGGAAGCCACGACCTTCTACCGGGAATTCTACGATATGCCCTTTAACCCGGACCAGCTTAACCGATCCTTCGGCAAGCCGAGCAACACCTGGTGCTGGGCATCAGGCTGA
- a CDS encoding class I SAM-dependent methyltransferase, with translation MSHQKEERLRAFYRYDQNHPFASMYPLLAKQIVDDLGVTSGRCLDIGTGSGALLIELGKITSLELMGLDINPETMVLVRDNAKRHDLPSDRIEFLHGDVHALPLPDNDIRLVVSRGSIPFWDDHATAFAEIYRVLQPEGVAFVGGGFSRYQSKEEADRMRPAWVSKDNPEKRARWLHREFLEQALSQVPGAEWRVIEDGYGTWVEMRKPAQGRFVAEDTKGASHAVSEL, from the coding sequence ATGAGCCACCAAAAGGAAGAGCGTTTACGGGCTTTTTACCGTTATGACCAGAACCATCCATTCGCCTCCATGTATCCGCTGCTGGCAAAGCAGATTGTGGACGATTTAGGTGTGACCAGTGGCCGTTGCCTCGATATCGGTACCGGCAGCGGGGCGTTGCTCATAGAACTGGGCAAGATCACCAGTTTGGAATTGATGGGACTGGATATCAATCCGGAAACTATGGTGTTGGTCCGCGATAACGCCAAACGCCACGACTTGCCCAGTGACCGCATCGAATTTCTGCACGGGGATGTACATGCCCTACCGCTGCCGGACAACGACATTCGGTTGGTGGTCAGTCGCGGGTCGATCCCTTTTTGGGACGATCATGCGACCGCCTTTGCAGAGATCTACAGGGTGTTGCAACCCGAGGGTGTGGCGTTTGTCGGCGGCGGCTTCAGCCGCTATCAGAGCAAGGAAGAGGCCGATCGCATGAGGCCCGCCTGGGTCAGCAAGGATAATCCGGAAAAACGCGCGCGCTGGCTGCACCGGGAGTTTCTGGAACAGGCCCTGTCGCAGGTGCCGGGCGCCGAATGGCGGGTTATCGAGGATGGCTATGGCACCTGGGTTGAAATGCGCAAGCCGGCTCAGGGCCGGTTTGTCGCCGAGGATACTAAAGGAGCGTCGCATGCAGTGTCCGAATTGTGA
- a CDS encoding FmdE family protein: MLKVDDVQAMLKRCEAFHGHLCLGQVVGVRMAQKGLELVAAEDIKDLIVMVENDRCITDAIIMATGVRLGRRSLKFYDYGKMAATFVNLKTDVAWRLHSRGEGDQLPKDESMAWALAASDEELLSWRSVTVDFNPGDLPGPPVRIAQCNRCGETVLDYRDVPQGQGEDLVLCRACAFGTYYQPMT, encoded by the coding sequence ATGCTGAAGGTTGATGATGTACAGGCAATGCTGAAACGCTGCGAAGCGTTTCATGGTCATCTCTGCCTGGGCCAGGTGGTGGGGGTCCGCATGGCCCAAAAAGGTCTGGAGCTGGTGGCGGCGGAAGATATCAAGGATCTGATCGTCATGGTGGAGAACGATCGTTGCATCACCGACGCCATTATTATGGCCACCGGTGTGCGGCTCGGGCGGCGCAGTTTGAAGTTTTATGATTACGGCAAAATGGCGGCCACCTTCGTCAATCTGAAAACGGACGTGGCCTGGCGTCTTCATAGCCGTGGCGAAGGCGATCAGTTACCCAAAGACGAATCCATGGCTTGGGCTCTGGCGGCCAGCGACGAGGAACTGCTCTCCTGGCGGTCGGTCACGGTGGATTTCAACCCCGGCGACCTGCCGGGACCGCCGGTGCGCATAGCGCAGTGCAACCGCTGCGGAGAAACGGTACTCGATTATCGGGATGTGCCGCAGGGGCAAGGTGAGGACCTTGTCCTGTGCCGGGCCTGTGCGTTCGGTACCTATTATCAGCCGATGACCTGA
- a CDS encoding class I SAM-dependent methyltransferase, with the protein MDIRTIDWNGVWKKQQSGIRDEGRDRAYWDNRAPLFAEAVEGGPYVERFLELMDPEPHWRVLDVGCASGTLAVPLSSRVRQVTALDISPVMLDCLQARCRQRQIDNVHPVQASWADDWHRLGLEPHEVVVASRSLIVPDLRQAVDKLNRFARRRVCISTPVGCGPLDPAMFRAIGRPSNCGPDYIYVYNLLYQMGLQANVQFISYREGKTYRDRQAVFAAMQDKVGALLPQEEKVLHEYVERTFVCQDGRWRRRVPHSITWAVMWWDIE; encoded by the coding sequence ATGGATATTCGAACGATTGACTGGAATGGGGTGTGGAAAAAGCAACAGTCAGGAATCCGCGATGAAGGAAGGGATCGAGCCTACTGGGATAATCGCGCTCCGCTGTTCGCCGAGGCGGTGGAGGGTGGCCCGTATGTGGAGCGGTTTCTGGAATTGATGGATCCCGAGCCGCACTGGCGCGTGCTGGATGTGGGCTGTGCATCCGGCACCCTGGCTGTGCCTCTGTCTTCCCGTGTTCGCCAGGTAACGGCGCTGGACATTTCACCGGTCATGCTGGATTGCCTGCAGGCTCGCTGTCGGCAGCGGCAGATAGATAATGTTCATCCGGTTCAGGCCTCCTGGGCGGACGACTGGCATCGCCTCGGCCTCGAACCGCATGAGGTGGTGGTGGCTTCACGTTCCTTGATCGTCCCCGATCTTCGGCAGGCCGTCGATAAACTCAACCGTTTTGCCCGGCGGCGGGTATGTATTTCGACGCCTGTCGGATGTGGGCCCCTGGATCCCGCCATGTTCCGGGCCATCGGTCGCCCCAGCAACTGCGGGCCGGACTACATCTATGTTTACAACCTGCTTTACCAGATGGGACTGCAGGCCAATGTGCAATTTATCAGCTATCGGGAGGGCAAGACCTACCGGGATCGGCAAGCCGTGTTTGCCGCCATGCAGGATAAGGTCGGTGCCTTGCTGCCGCAGGAGGAAAAGGTGCTGCATGAGTACGTCGAGCGCACCTTTGTCTGTCAGGATGGGCGCTGGCGGCGGCGCGTGCCGCATTCCATTACATGGGCGGTCATGTGGTGGGATATAGAGTAA